In one window of Hymenobacter nivis DNA:
- a CDS encoding nucleoside phosphorylase, whose product MISNAELILNPNGSIYHLHLLPDHISDTILTVGDPARVAQVSRHFDSIEFEGAHREFVTHVGYYKGKRLTVLSTGMGTGNIDIVMNELDALVNIDFVSRTVWPVEEQLRLRIVRLGTSGSLQPDVPIGAVLATEHAVGLDSLMQFYPLVETGLETQVGTALQATLGLPFTPYVVRGDDLLREQLGAGAVVGNTLTCPGFYGPQGRRLRLDVTPVDYLERLRNFHHESGEGEFRLTNFEMETAGYYALGRLLGHQVLSLNAIVANRATGEFAANANAIVDAMIERTLQRLV is encoded by the coding sequence ATGATTTCCAACGCCGAGCTCATCCTCAACCCCAACGGCAGCATTTACCACCTGCACCTGCTGCCCGACCACATCTCCGATACCATCCTCACCGTGGGCGACCCCGCCCGGGTGGCGCAGGTGAGCCGCCACTTCGATTCCATCGAGTTTGAGGGCGCGCACCGTGAATTCGTGACCCACGTGGGCTACTACAAGGGCAAGCGCCTCACGGTGCTGAGCACGGGCATGGGCACCGGCAACATCGACATCGTGATGAACGAGCTGGATGCCTTGGTGAACATCGATTTCGTGTCGCGCACGGTGTGGCCTGTGGAGGAGCAGCTGCGCCTGCGCATCGTGCGCCTGGGCACCAGCGGCAGCTTGCAGCCCGACGTGCCCATCGGCGCGGTACTGGCCACCGAGCACGCCGTGGGCCTCGACTCGCTCATGCAGTTCTATCCGTTAGTGGAAACCGGTCTCGAAACCCAGGTGGGAACCGCCCTGCAAGCCACGCTGGGCCTGCCCTTTACGCCCTACGTGGTGCGTGGCGACGACCTGCTGCGCGAGCAGCTCGGGGCCGGCGCTGTGGTGGGCAACACCCTTACGTGCCCCGGTTTCTATGGGCCCCAGGGCCGCCGCCTGCGCCTCGATGTGACGCCCGTCGACTACCTGGAGCGCCTGCGCAACTTCCACCACGAGAGCGGCGAGGGCGAGTTCCGCCTCACGAATTTCGAGATGGAAACCGCTGGCTACTACGCCCTGGGCCGCCTGCTGGGCCACCAGGTGCTCAGCCTGAACGCCATTGTGGCCAACCGCGCTACCGGCGAGTTTGCCGCCAATGCCAACGCCATAGTCGACGCCATGATTGAGCGCACGCTGCAACGGCTGGTGTAG
- a CDS encoding IS1 family transposase, with product MVLEPVLCPSCQQPDAVYRHGKATDGTQRYRCTACRRTFQLRYRHKAHAVGVRAKITDMARNGSGIRDTARVLGIRPQTGMGELKKRLKPEGTAPRAIPLTRRSRELTWGSMPTRGGRLYAAKSSSAGSGG from the coding sequence ATGGTTTTAGAACCCGTTCTCTGCCCGTCCTGTCAGCAACCGGATGCCGTCTATCGGCACGGCAAAGCCACCGATGGCACCCAGCGCTACCGCTGCACGGCCTGCCGCCGCACCTTTCAACTGCGCTATCGCCATAAAGCGCATGCGGTGGGCGTGCGGGCTAAAATCACGGACATGGCCCGGAATGGCAGCGGGATACGGGATACAGCCAGGGTGTTGGGCATCCGTCCTCAAACCGGGATGGGCGAGCTAAAAAAAAGATTGAAGCCGGAAGGCACTGCCCCCCGTGCCATCCCACTTACGCGCCGGAGCCGGGAGCTAACTTGGGGCAGTATGCCGACGAGAGGTGGTCGGTTGTACGCGGCAAAAAGCAGCAGCGCTGGCTCTGGTGGGTAG
- a CDS encoding IS1 family transposase, whose translation MPAEQRQTGKAPRQRLERKHLPLRTRFKRLTRRKNCFSKKQFFHDGLITLFIFHFFF comes from the coding sequence TTGCCCGCCGAGCAGCGCCAAACAGGCAAGGCCCCCAGGCAACGGCTGGAACGCAAGCACCTGCCCTTGCGCACCCGTTTCAAACGGCTGACGCGCCGGAAGAATTGCTTCTCTAAAAAGCAATTCTTTCACGACGGCCTGATTACCTTATTCATCTTCCATTTCTTCTTTTAA
- a CDS encoding acyl-CoA reductase yields MNYSERLAAFVALGHRLTALSPDELTELAARARNQNAWFDRPNVAVALAGIAHLLEPGALAQWAARYPPEPTAVRQVGVVMAGNIPLVGFHDALCVLLSGHILLAKLSASDTFLMTWILEQLSQIETRFTKFIQIVPRLNAADAFIATGSDNTARYFEFYFGKKPNLIRRNRTSVAVLTGHETDAELACLGPDIFQYYGLGCRNVSKLYVPEAYDFTPLLDALQICSGVLNHHKYQNNYDYNKSILLVNAVPHLDSGFLLVTPNTALVSPISVLHYSEYSQEIDLVDQLTDVAPRIQCVVSAGGRWAGSVPFGRAQQPGVADYADGVDTMAFLATELL; encoded by the coding sequence ATGAACTATTCCGAACGCCTGGCTGCCTTCGTAGCCCTGGGCCACCGCCTCACCGCCCTCTCCCCCGACGAGCTCACCGAACTGGCCGCCCGCGCCCGCAACCAAAACGCCTGGTTCGACCGGCCCAACGTGGCCGTCGCCCTCGCTGGCATCGCCCACTTACTGGAGCCAGGGGCCCTGGCGCAGTGGGCCGCCCGCTACCCGCCCGAGCCCACCGCCGTGCGCCAGGTGGGCGTGGTGATGGCTGGCAACATCCCGCTGGTGGGCTTCCACGACGCGCTGTGCGTGCTACTGAGCGGCCACATTTTGCTGGCCAAGCTCAGCGCATCCGACACGTTTTTGATGACGTGGATTTTGGAACAACTTTCCCAAATTGAGACAAGATTTACCAAATTCATCCAAATCGTGCCCCGTTTGAATGCGGCCGACGCCTTTATTGCGACGGGTTCGGATAATACCGCCCGGTACTTTGAGTTCTATTTTGGCAAGAAACCGAACCTGATCCGGCGAAACCGCACGAGTGTGGCCGTGCTCACGGGCCACGAAACCGACGCTGAGCTGGCCTGTCTGGGCCCAGACATCTTCCAATACTACGGCCTGGGCTGCCGCAACGTGAGCAAGCTCTACGTCCCTGAGGCCTACGATTTTACACCCCTGCTCGACGCGCTTCAGATTTGCAGCGGTGTGCTGAACCACCACAAGTACCAAAACAACTACGATTATAACAAGAGCATTTTGCTGGTCAACGCCGTACCGCACCTCGACTCTGGTTTTCTGTTAGTTACCCCCAATACCGCCTTGGTATCACCCATCTCAGTTTTGCATTATAGCGAGTATTCGCAGGAAATTGACTTAGTAGACCAACTCACCGACGTAGCCCCGCGCATTCAGTGCGTGGTGTCGGCCGGCGGGCGGTGGGCCGGTAGCGTGCCGTTTGGGCGGGCCCAGCAGCCGGGCGTGGCCGATTATGCCGACGGTGTGGACACGATGGCCTTTCTGGCGACGGAATTGCTGTGA
- a CDS encoding 4Fe-4S binding protein translates to MAIMITDECINCGACEPECPNNAIYEGGAQWRWADGTTLKQVETADGATVAGTAPQTPVSDEYYYIVSDKCTECVGFHEEPQCAAVCPVDCCVDDPDLRETRERLLEKKGWLHLVA, encoded by the coding sequence ATGGCCATCATGATAACCGACGAGTGCATCAATTGCGGTGCCTGCGAGCCGGAATGCCCCAACAACGCCATTTACGAAGGCGGCGCGCAGTGGCGCTGGGCCGACGGCACCACCCTGAAGCAAGTTGAAACCGCCGACGGCGCCACCGTGGCCGGCACCGCGCCCCAAACGCCGGTGTCGGACGAGTACTACTACATTGTATCGGATAAGTGCACCGAGTGCGTCGGTTTTCACGAGGAGCCGCAGTGCGCCGCCGTGTGCCCCGTCGACTGCTGCGTGGACGACCCCGACCTGCGCGAAACCCGCGAGCGGCTGCTCGAAAAGAAAGGCTGGCTGCACCTGGTTGCGTAA